The Streptococcaceae bacterium ESL0687 genome has a segment encoding these proteins:
- the rsmD gene encoding 16S rRNA (guanine(966)-N(2))-methyltransferase RsmD, translated as MRVVAGEYGGRPLKSLEGRTTRPTTDKVKGAIFNMIGPYFDGGQVLDLFSGSGSLGIEAISRGMDQATLVERDFRAQKIISENIKMTKESQKFDLLKMPAEKALKALSGKKKFDLILLDPPYAKEEIIHDIELIKELDLINEAALIVCETDKKVDLPEEIAGLEQIKTKVYGISKITIYEKITMEN; from the coding sequence ATGAGAGTAGTAGCAGGTGAATACGGGGGGCGTCCCTTAAAATCTTTAGAAGGAAGGACAACTAGACCGACAACTGACAAGGTTAAAGGTGCAATTTTCAATATGATTGGACCTTACTTTGATGGGGGTCAAGTTTTGGATCTTTTTTCTGGAAGTGGATCCCTTGGAATTGAAGCAATAAGCCGGGGTATGGATCAGGCAACCCTTGTGGAGCGTGATTTTAGGGCCCAAAAGATAATCAGTGAAAATATTAAGATGACCAAGGAGAGTCAGAAGTTTGACCTACTCAAGATGCCAGCTGAAAAGGCTTTGAAGGCTCTAAGCGGGAAGAAAAAATTTGACCTTATCCTTTTGGATCCCCCTTATGCCAAGGAGGAAATCATTCATGATATTGAACTCATTAAAGAACTTGATTTAATAAATGAGGCTGCCCTTATTGTTTGTGAGACTGATAAAAAAGTTGATCTACCAGAAGAGATTGCAGGGCTTGAGCAGATAAAAACCAAGGTTTACGGGATTAGTAAGATTACTATCTATGAAAAAATAACTATGGAAAACTAG
- a CDS encoding valine--tRNA ligase has translation MMTELSTKFNPQEVEAGRYEKWLEADVFKPSGDVNAEPYSIVIPPPNVTGKLHLGHAWDTTLQDMIIRQKRMQGFDTLWLPGMDHAGIATQAKVEERLREDGITRYDLGREKFIEKVWEWKDEYAATIKEQWGKLGLSLDYSRERFTLDAGLSEAVRKVFVNLYNKGLIYRAEYIINWDPAARTALSDIEVIHKDVEGAFYHMTYELENGQGSLEVATTRPETMFGDVAVAVNPEDPRYKDFIGQNVILPLVNKPIPIVGDEHADPEFGTGVVKITPAHDPNDFEVGRRHNLPQVNVMNPDGSMNELAGDLDGLDRFEARKAVIEKLKESGNLVKIEPIVHSVGHSERTGVPVEARLSTQWFVKMEELAANAVKNQETDDKVNFFPERFNDTFLQWMDNVHDWVISRQLWWGHQIPAWYHKETGEMYVGMEAPADAENWEQDPDVLDTWFSSALWPFSTMGWPDEESEDFKRYFPTNTLVTGYDIIFFWVSRMIFQSLEFTGKAPFKNTLIHGLIRDESGRKMSKSLGNGIDPMDVIEKYGADALRWFLSNGSAPGQDVRFSYEKMDAAWNFINKIWNVSRYIIMNNEDLTVEEIAANLEKVANRTAGNVTDRWILTRLNETIEKVTENFDKFEFGEAGRALYNFIWDEFADWYIELTKEVLYGDNEEEKEVTRSVLTHVLDQILRLLHPIMPFVTEEIFENIPHTEATLVTAVYPTVRPEFTDAESAHGVEVLKEVIRSVRNSRSEVNVAPSKPITILIKAKNPEIEGFFKANENYLRRFTNPETLEISSNLEVPAKAMTSILSDAEIYLPLADLINIEDEIIRLNKEKDKWEKELGMVSKKLSNERFVANAKPEIVQKEKDKQADYQNKFDTTVARIAELESL, from the coding sequence ATTATGACTGAACTTTCGACAAAATTCAATCCACAAGAAGTTGAAGCAGGACGCTATGAAAAATGGCTTGAAGCAGACGTCTTCAAACCATCAGGTGACGTGAATGCTGAACCTTACAGCATCGTAATTCCACCACCAAATGTAACAGGTAAGCTCCACCTTGGACATGCCTGGGATACAACCCTACAAGACATGATTATCCGCCAAAAACGGATGCAAGGCTTTGACACTTTATGGCTTCCAGGTATGGACCACGCAGGGATTGCCACTCAGGCCAAAGTTGAAGAACGCCTGCGTGAAGACGGAATTACAAGATATGACCTTGGACGTGAAAAATTCATAGAAAAAGTCTGGGAATGGAAGGATGAATATGCCGCTACCATTAAAGAACAGTGGGGTAAACTAGGACTTTCACTTGACTACTCACGTGAACGTTTTACTTTAGATGCAGGTCTCTCTGAGGCAGTCCGCAAGGTCTTTGTAAATCTTTATAATAAGGGGCTTATTTACCGCGCAGAATACATCATCAATTGGGATCCAGCTGCCCGCACAGCACTTAGCGACATCGAGGTAATCCACAAGGACGTTGAAGGTGCCTTCTACCACATGACCTATGAGCTTGAAAACGGTCAAGGAAGTCTTGAAGTTGCGACAACCCGTCCAGAAACAATGTTTGGGGACGTTGCCGTTGCTGTAAACCCAGAAGACCCTCGCTACAAGGATTTTATTGGACAAAATGTAATCCTACCACTTGTTAATAAGCCAATCCCGATTGTCGGTGACGAGCACGCTGATCCAGAATTTGGAACTGGGGTAGTTAAGATCACACCAGCCCACGACCCTAATGACTTTGAGGTCGGCCGTCGCCACAATCTTCCACAGGTTAATGTTATGAATCCTGATGGAAGTATGAATGAACTTGCAGGAGACTTGGACGGACTTGACCGCTTCGAGGCAAGAAAAGCTGTCATCGAAAAACTAAAAGAGAGCGGAAACCTGGTAAAAATCGAACCGATTGTCCACAGTGTTGGACATTCTGAGCGTACTGGAGTTCCAGTTGAGGCCCGTCTATCAACCCAATGGTTTGTTAAGATGGAAGAACTGGCTGCGAACGCCGTTAAAAATCAGGAAACTGACGACAAGGTTAACTTTTTCCCAGAACGTTTTAACGATACCTTCCTACAATGGATGGACAATGTCCACGACTGGGTAATCTCACGCCAACTTTGGTGGGGTCACCAAATTCCAGCTTGGTACCATAAGGAAACTGGAGAGATGTACGTTGGTATGGAAGCACCAGCTGACGCCGAAAACTGGGAACAAGATCCAGATGTCTTAGACACTTGGTTCTCAAGTGCCCTATGGCCATTTTCAACTATGGGTTGGCCAGATGAAGAGTCTGAAGACTTTAAGCGTTACTTCCCAACTAATACTTTGGTTACAGGTTATGACATCATCTTCTTCTGGGTGAGCCGTATGATCTTCCAGTCTCTTGAGTTTACAGGAAAAGCTCCATTCAAGAACACCCTTATCCACGGACTTATCCGTGATGAGTCAGGCCGTAAGATGTCTAAGTCTCTTGGGAACGGGATTGACCCAATGGATGTTATTGAAAAATACGGGGCAGATGCCCTTCGTTGGTTCCTATCAAACGGATCAGCCCCTGGTCAAGACGTTCGTTTCTCTTATGAGAAGATGGATGCTGCCTGGAACTTCATCAACAAGATCTGGAACGTCAGCCGTTACATCATCATGAACAATGAAGACCTGACAGTTGAAGAGATTGCAGCCAACCTTGAAAAAGTAGCCAACCGCACTGCAGGTAACGTTACTGACCGCTGGATCCTAACTCGCCTGAACGAAACAATTGAAAAAGTTACCGAAAACTTTGACAAGTTTGAGTTTGGTGAAGCTGGTCGCGCCCTTTATAACTTCATCTGGGACGAGTTCGCTGACTGGTACATTGAGCTTACAAAAGAGGTTCTTTACGGGGACAATGAAGAGGAAAAAGAGGTTACAAGAAGCGTCCTAACTCACGTTCTTGACCAAATCCTTCGCCTCCTTCACCCAATCATGCCTTTTGTTACTGAAGAAATCTTCGAAAACATCCCGCACACTGAAGCTACTCTTGTAACTGCTGTCTACCCAACAGTTCGCCCTGAGTTCACAGATGCAGAATCAGCTCATGGGGTTGAGGTTCTTAAAGAGGTTATCAGAAGCGTCCGTAATTCACGTAGTGAGGTTAACGTTGCTCCAAGTAAGCCAATCACCATTTTAATCAAGGCTAAAAACCCTGAAATTGAAGGCTTTTTCAAGGCAAACGAAAACTACCTCCGTCGTTTTACAAACCCTGAAACCCTTGAAATATCGTCTAACTTAGAGGTTCCAGCAAAAGCTATGACTTCAATTCTATCTGACGCTGAAATCTACCTGCCACTGGCTGACCTGATCAACATCGAAGACGAAATTATTCGTCTGAACAAGGAAAAAGACAAGTGGGAAAAAGAGCTTGGCATGGTTTCTAAGAAACTTTCAAACGAGCGCTTTGTGGCCAACGCAAAACCTGAAATCGTCCAAAAGGAAAAAGATAAACAGGCCGACTACCAAAACAAATTTGATACAACTGTAGCCCGCATTGCTGAGCTTGAAAGCCTATAA
- a CDS encoding PDZ domain-containing protein, producing MTKDRDKDKDPLIQKKKKAGLFSSIHLKIFLVGLLTLVVILLPLPGYYVELPGTTENLSSMVKIGGQSKDESDGSFNLTTVAIGRANLLSVAESKFNSFISIYSSKELMGGSSDEDYNRMNLFYMENAQNTAIYEAFKLADKPFDLKYMGVYVLEVTDNSTFKNVLHVADTLTQVDGKTFESSKDLMDYVGQKSVDDQVEITFLDSGVQKTATGKIIKLSNGKNGIGISLVDKTEVKSDPEVTIDAGSIGGPSAGLMFTLEIYEQLTGEDLRHGQKIAGTGTIERDGTVGRIGGIDKKIATASKSGAKIFFAPDDEITDDMKKADPSIKTNYEEALAAAKKLKTDMKIIPVKNVNDALTYLRENK from the coding sequence ATGACTAAAGATAGGGATAAGGATAAGGATCCTTTAATTCAAAAGAAAAAAAAAGCTGGACTTTTTTCATCCATCCACCTAAAAATATTTTTGGTTGGTCTTCTGACTTTGGTTGTTATCTTGCTGCCCCTTCCTGGCTACTATGTAGAGCTACCAGGAACAACTGAGAATCTTTCTTCCATGGTCAAAATAGGTGGACAAAGTAAGGATGAATCAGATGGAAGCTTTAATCTAACAACTGTTGCCATTGGCCGGGCCAATCTTCTAAGTGTAGCCGAGTCCAAGTTCAATAGTTTTATAAGCATCTATAGTTCCAAGGAACTTATGGGGGGTTCAAGTGATGAAGACTATAACCGCATGAATCTCTTTTACATGGAAAATGCCCAAAATACAGCTATTTACGAGGCCTTTAAATTGGCTGATAAACCTTTTGATCTTAAGTACATGGGAGTTTATGTCTTAGAAGTTACAGATAATTCGACCTTTAAAAATGTTCTTCATGTTGCAGATACCTTAACCCAAGTAGATGGTAAGACCTTTGAATCATCCAAGGATTTGATGGATTATGTTGGTCAAAAGTCAGTTGATGATCAGGTTGAGATAACCTTTCTTGATAGCGGAGTTCAAAAAACAGCTACTGGAAAGATTATCAAACTCAGCAACGGAAAAAATGGGATTGGGATTAGCCTAGTTGATAAGACAGAAGTTAAGAGTGATCCAGAAGTTACGATTGATGCAGGATCAATTGGAGGACCTAGTGCGGGACTAATGTTCACCCTGGAAATTTATGAACAGTTAACGGGTGAAGATTTAAGGCATGGTCAAAAGATTGCAGGGACTGGAACCATAGAGCGAGATGGTACTGTTGGTCGCATTGGTGGTATTGATAAGAAGATTGCTACGGCAAGTAAAAGTGGTGCTAAAATCTTTTTCGCACCAGATGATGAAATTACCGATGATATGAAAAAGGCTGATCCAAGTATTAAAACTAATTATGAAGAAGCCCTAGCAGCCGCTAAAAAATTAAAGACAGACATGAAAATTATTCCGGTAAAAAATGTAAATGATGCTCTAACTTATCTGAGAGAAAATAAATAA
- a CDS encoding YutD family protein, whose translation MNRKDIPEEMKNYNRFKGEAVISKGDDILIGDKVFKLVYNYKEAYDSEKLAQRFSDILAKYDYILGDWGHEQLRLKGFYSSSRKRIADEQKISAVQDYLDEYCNYGCAFFIIKRLRAREKNREDHPLYTEMQILEGEKSAKKVLETEGVKLDLPKKDALFAKNNKRISEDKRRVKSNRRTSSKTAHTQERKFKVTDKKHEPSRRKLSSEKASKTSKKGKQTFTIIQKDDQESK comes from the coding sequence ATGAATAGGAAAGATATACCAGAAGAGATGAAAAATTATAATCGCTTTAAGGGTGAGGCGGTTATTTCAAAAGGTGATGATATTTTAATTGGGGATAAGGTTTTTAAGCTGGTTTACAACTACAAGGAAGCCTATGATTCTGAAAAATTAGCCCAACGATTTTCTGATATCCTAGCTAAATATGACTACATTTTAGGGGACTGGGGTCATGAGCAACTTAGGCTTAAAGGATTTTATTCAAGTTCCCGCAAGAGAATTGCAGATGAGCAAAAAATATCAGCAGTTCAAGATTATTTGGATGAATATTGTAACTACGGGTGTGCCTTTTTTATCATCAAGCGCTTAAGGGCTAGGGAAAAAAATAGGGAGGATCATCCTCTTTATACAGAAATGCAAATCCTAGAGGGTGAAAAATCAGCCAAGAAAGTCCTGGAAACCGAAGGTGTTAAACTTGACCTTCCTAAAAAAGACGCCTTGTTTGCTAAAAATAATAAGAGAATTTCTGAAGACAAGAGAAGGGTTAAAAGTAACCGTAGGACAAGTTCCAAGACAGCCCATACCCAGGAAAGAAAATTCAAGGTTACTGATAAAAAGCATGAGCCAAGTAGAAGAAAGTTGAGTTCTGAAAAAGCTAGCAAAACTAGTAAAAAAGGGAAGCAGACTTTTACAATCATTCAAAAAGATGACCAAGAATCTAAATAA
- a CDS encoding AAA family ATPase, which produces MKLVLLGPPGSGKSTLARELEESLKIPTLYLDSIWHKTDYSKEAELFFHSQQEAFIKEHDSWLIDGNYLKTLDLRLKDADLVIVLTCPRYKRMFRIIRRSFRFRKSKATRPDMPENFREKFDLEYLEFLKISFNYDKKLSQALAENNLKNPIIISNSADKEALMNRLKELKSRE; this is translated from the coding sequence ATGAAATTAGTTTTATTGGGTCCACCTGGAAGCGGTAAGTCAACTCTAGCCCGTGAGTTAGAAGAGAGCTTAAAAATACCAACCCTTTATTTGGATAGTATTTGGCATAAGACTGATTATTCAAAAGAAGCTGAGCTCTTTTTTCACAGCCAGCAGGAAGCCTTTATAAAAGAGCATGATTCCTGGTTGATTGATGGCAACTATTTGAAAACCTTGGACCTCAGACTAAAAGATGCTGATTTGGTAATTGTTCTAACCTGTCCAAGGTATAAGAGAATGTTTAGAATTATCAGGAGGAGTTTCCGATTTCGAAAATCAAAGGCTACCAGGCCTGATATGCCTGAAAATTTCAGGGAAAAATTTGACCTGGAATACCTGGAATTCTTGAAGATTTCTTTTAATTATGATAAAAAATTGTCGCAAGCCTTGGCCGAAAATAATCTAAAAAATCCTATTATTATTTCTAATTCAGCGGATAAAGAGGCTTTGATGAATAGGCTTAAAGAGCTTAAATCTAGGGAATAA
- a CDS encoding BlaI/MecI/CopY family transcriptional regulator, which produces MQKINPKELEILDILWNKDIPMTSKDILEAEPVLVMSTIQSTLKKLLKKELVVVDGITYSGTVLTRTYVPTISQEEFVLRQYKGLDATKLVSLVLENVSDRAAKTAEIKEIIG; this is translated from the coding sequence ATGCAAAAAATCAATCCTAAAGAATTAGAAATCCTAGACATCCTTTGGAACAAAGACATCCCAATGACTTCAAAAGACATCCTTGAAGCTGAGCCAGTTCTTGTTATGAGTACTATCCAAAGCACTCTTAAAAAACTTCTTAAAAAGGAACTTGTTGTAGTTGATGGAATCACTTACTCAGGTACTGTACTTACTCGTACTTACGTTCCAACTATCTCTCAAGAAGAATTTGTTCTTCGCCAATACAAAGGACTTGATGCTACTAAACTTGTATCACTTGTTCTTGAAAATGTTAGCGACCGCGCTGCTAAAACTGCAGAAATTAAAGAAATCATTGGTTAA
- the coaD gene encoding pantetheine-phosphate adenylyltransferase, protein MEEKYMDNKKIGLFTGSFDPLTNGHLDIIKRASCIFDTLYVGIFNNDSKNPFFTTEKRKKMIEQATDSYENVKVIVHAQALTAEIARDLEVTSLVRGIRNSIDLNYECEMAFFNHRLTGVETIFLPVRADLQYISSSRIKEIFKLGGDVKPYLPDNILKEMENTND, encoded by the coding sequence ATGGAAGAGAAGTACATGGATAATAAGAAAATAGGCCTTTTTACAGGATCTTTTGATCCTCTTACAAATGGTCATCTGGACATTATAAAAAGGGCTTCGTGCATCTTTGATACTTTATATGTTGGAATTTTTAATAATGACAGCAAAAATCCCTTTTTTACTACGGAAAAGCGGAAAAAAATGATTGAGCAGGCAACTGACTCTTATGAAAATGTTAAGGTTATTGTTCATGCTCAGGCTTTAACTGCCGAGATTGCAAGAGATTTAGAAGTTACAAGTCTAGTCCGGGGTATTAGAAATAGTATAGATTTAAACTATGAATGTGAGATGGCTTTTTTCAATCATAGGCTTACTGGGGTTGAAACCATTTTTCTACCGGTAAGGGCTGACCTGCAGTATATCAGTAGTAGTAGAATTAAAGAGATTTTCAAGCTTGGAGGAGATGTAAAGCCTTACCTTCCAGATAATATCTTAAAAGAAATGGAGAATACCAATGACTAA
- a CDS encoding DUF3427 domain-containing protein, whose translation MLLLVKIVEMDNDLNLGTSFSQSAERAEFEPALITNKKNTHETVLASLLAELRDCQSFTIAVAFVTMSGLAMIKSALSDLNDAGIHGRLVTSTYLAFNSPQVFRELKKIPNLHVRINLQDGFHLKSYSFVKGNCNYRSYLTGSSNLTETALKTNLEWNTLIKKDASSDFARQMDQSFEDLWQESIDLDQDFIDSYQKNYKPLEKTLKLPAELPDSEVKISPNVMQLRALKGLEDSRSKGLKKALLIAATGTGKTYLSAFDLDKYKPRRFLFVVHREQILRDAMATIQKLVGGRPSDYGFYSSQTKDVNKPYLFATVQSLSKGENLLDFTRDRFDYIIIDEAHRAGSDSYLKVLDYFTPDFLLGMTATPERNDDSNIFELFDYNIAHEIRLEDALDQGLLTPFHYYGVSDYTCDGQVIDEKSPLKDLLNEERIDHITAKLDYYGSSAEQTCGLIFCSSVKEGESLSKLLNMRGYRTCALSASDSTSKRVKTVEALEKGELDYIISRDIFNEGIDIPKVNQVVMLRNTESSIIFIQQLGRGLRLSPTKDYVVVLDFIGNYKNNYLIPMALSGHKSSSKDSLRYDLFSSDYTPGLSTINFEEVARKRIYESINSAKLDSMKFLRDAYLNLKNRVGRIPKLMDFEYLGEASTYTLATRYDTYPGFLAKLEPSIPQLSFDETSILRFMGRELLAGKSKGELLLLQSFLRKDELGKEEFLEVCEHEQVLMDDETFRTLIKVLDMSFWVSNYAKTYSIPLIDYNDLAGIISPSIFLVSALKNQLFRESFEDYLTLALYKNKDFDNKKAFTPAQKYDKRDVTRFLNFDHQEVDLAIAGYKIRPDKKKMMIFITMSRVDELSSTQTLYENRFTGKNRINWFSKAKRSLKSPEIEALLNYEANGLEIYVFIKKSDAEKETSSYFVGQARPLLQTVHECQIPRSNGQFEKAVEIDFEFISPVDDDLFRYLTS comes from the coding sequence TTGCTCCTTCTTGTTAAGATAGTAGAGATGGACAATGACTTGAATTTGGGGACTAGTTTTTCTCAGTCAGCTGAAAGAGCTGAATTTGAACCTGCCCTTATTACTAATAAAAAAAATACACACGAGACAGTTCTTGCCAGTCTGCTGGCTGAATTAAGAGACTGTCAAAGTTTTACTATTGCTGTTGCCTTTGTGACCATGTCTGGCCTTGCCATGATAAAAAGTGCCCTTTCAGACTTAAATGATGCTGGAATCCATGGTCGCCTCGTAACATCAACCTACTTGGCCTTTAATAGCCCACAAGTTTTTAGGGAACTTAAAAAAATACCTAATTTGCATGTACGCATAAATCTCCAGGACGGTTTTCATCTGAAGAGCTACAGCTTCGTAAAAGGCAATTGCAATTATAGAAGCTATTTGACTGGCTCATCCAATCTTACTGAGACAGCCTTAAAGACTAATTTAGAGTGGAACACTCTGATCAAAAAAGATGCGAGCAGTGATTTTGCTAGGCAGATGGACCAGTCTTTTGAAGATCTCTGGCAAGAGTCAATTGACTTAGATCAAGACTTTATTGATAGCTATCAAAAAAATTACAAGCCCCTAGAAAAGACTTTGAAATTACCCGCTGAATTACCTGATAGTGAAGTTAAAATCAGCCCTAATGTGATGCAGCTTAGGGCCTTAAAAGGTCTTGAAGATTCACGTTCCAAGGGCCTAAAAAAAGCTCTTTTAATAGCTGCAACAGGAACGGGTAAGACCTACCTTTCTGCCTTTGATTTAGATAAATATAAACCCCGGCGCTTCCTTTTTGTGGTTCATAGGGAACAGATTTTACGGGATGCTATGGCGACCATTCAAAAGCTTGTAGGCGGCCGACCTTCGGATTACGGATTTTACTCTTCTCAGACAAAAGATGTTAATAAACCCTATCTATTTGCGACCGTTCAGTCCTTATCAAAGGGGGAAAATCTTCTTGATTTTACTAGAGATCGTTTTGACTATATTATTATTGATGAAGCCCATAGGGCAGGATCTGATTCCTACTTAAAGGTTCTTGATTATTTTACACCAGACTTTCTTCTAGGAATGACAGCAACCCCTGAAAGAAATGATGATTCCAATATTTTTGAGCTTTTTGACTATAATATTGCCCATGAAATTCGCCTGGAAGATGCCTTGGACCAGGGACTTTTAACACCCTTTCATTATTACGGAGTCTCAGACTATACTTGTGACGGACAGGTGATTGATGAGAAGAGTCCCTTGAAGGATCTTCTAAATGAGGAAAGAATTGACCATATTACTGCAAAATTAGATTATTATGGCAGTTCAGCAGAACAGACTTGTGGATTAATTTTCTGTTCATCAGTCAAGGAAGGTGAGAGCTTAAGTAAGCTTTTAAATATGCGCGGTTACAGGACTTGCGCCCTTTCAGCTAGTGATAGTACTAGTAAGAGGGTTAAAACGGTTGAGGCCCTAGAAAAGGGAGAGCTTGACTATATTATTAGCAGGGATATCTTCAATGAGGGAATTGATATTCCAAAGGTCAATCAGGTGGTCATGCTAAGAAATACTGAATCAAGTATTATCTTTATCCAGCAACTGGGGCGAGGACTTAGACTTTCGCCAACTAAGGATTATGTAGTTGTACTTGATTTTATTGGAAATTATAAAAATAATTATTTGATTCCTATGGCCTTATCAGGTCATAAATCTAGCAGTAAGGATAGTTTGAGGTATGACTTGTTTTCAAGTGACTACACTCCAGGCCTTTCGACCATAAATTTCGAAGAGGTTGCAAGAAAAAGAATTTATGAGTCTATTAATAGTGCCAAGCTAGACAGCATGAAATTCTTGCGGGATGCCTACCTCAATCTCAAAAATAGGGTTGGTCGTATTCCAAAACTTATGGATTTTGAATACTTGGGTGAGGCCAGTACCTATACTCTAGCAACTAGGTATGACACTTATCCAGGGTTTTTAGCCAAGCTTGAACCATCTATTCCTCAATTAAGTTTTGATGAAACAAGTATCCTCCGTTTTATGGGCCGGGAGCTTTTAGCTGGAAAGTCAAAAGGTGAGCTCCTTCTCTTACAATCATTTCTAAGGAAAGATGAGTTAGGAAAAGAAGAATTTTTAGAGGTTTGCGAGCATGAACAGGTCCTGATGGATGATGAAACTTTTAGAACTCTAATTAAGGTTCTAGATATGTCCTTCTGGGTTTCTAACTATGCCAAAACCTATTCTATTCCTTTGATAGATTATAATGACTTAGCAGGAATTATCAGTCCAAGCATTTTTCTTGTAAGTGCCTTGAAAAATCAACTGTTCAGGGAGTCTTTTGAGGATTATTTAACCCTTGCCCTTTATAAAAATAAGGATTTTGACAATAAGAAGGCCTTCACTCCCGCTCAGAAATACGATAAGAGGGATGTTACCCGTTTTCTTAATTTTGACCACCAGGAGGTGGATTTAGCCATTGCAGGTTACAAAATTCGGCCAGATAAGAAAAAAATGATGATCTTTATCACCATGTCAAGAGTTGATGAATTATCAAGTACTCAGACTCTTTATGAGAATAGATTTACCGGAAAAAATAGGATAAATTGGTTTTCCAAGGCCAAAAGGAGTCTTAAAAGTCCTGAAATTGAGGCCCTTTTAAACTATGAGGCTAATGGTCTGGAAATTTACGTTTTCATTAAAAAATCCGATGCTGAAAAGGAAACTAGTTCTTATTTTGTTGGTCAGGCAAGGCCGCTTTTGCAGACAGTTCATGAGTGCCAAATTCCAAGATCAAATGGGCAGTTTGAAAAAGCAGTCGAAATTGATTTTGAATTTATAAGCCCTGTTGATGATGACCTCTTTAGATACCTTACTAGTTAA
- a CDS encoding metallophosphatase, translated as MEQIKILHINDLHSHFEKLPKIERFFRDNKDDHTLAFDIGDNVDRSHPLTEATFGRANVDFLNRLGLTGATIGNNEGLSLDHDALNALYENANFPVILSNLKEKGELPFWAQDKLIVQTESGLKIGILGLTYPYPRAYNPFGWEIEDPLVSLERMLDDLDNLNCDFVILLSHLGIRYDEEIADKYKVDLILGAHTHHVFEEGVEKNGTLMAAAGSYGEYVGQIILTFDDHKKLQKSEIIALPTNILPSRKSDLTTTNSWLLKGEKLLESRGDISLGQQFTNVSPTYEASHFIGQVFADYAKVPAAILNSGLIVYDLPEKISPAELLRILPHSMRLVRYEVEGQAFKEILAELVEVAGLLKGQAIHGMGFRGKIFGELIFCGIEKTSDGGFLYNGQEIKDDLTYQFAMPDQYYFAKYFPSLKKNGRAEILFPKFLREIVYTYLRGEDE; from the coding sequence ATGGAACAAATAAAGATTTTACACATAAATGATCTTCATTCGCACTTTGAAAAATTACCAAAAATTGAACGTTTTTTTAGGGATAATAAGGATGATCATACCCTGGCCTTTGATATTGGTGATAATGTAGACCGAAGTCATCCTTTGACTGAGGCAACTTTTGGAAGGGCGAATGTTGATTTTTTAAATCGACTTGGCCTGACCGGAGCTACAATTGGAAATAATGAAGGGCTTAGCCTTGATCATGATGCCTTAAACGCCCTTTATGAGAATGCTAATTTCCCTGTCATCCTATCTAATTTAAAGGAGAAAGGGGAGCTTCCTTTCTGGGCCCAGGACAAATTGATTGTTCAAACAGAATCCGGTTTAAAGATTGGAATCCTGGGTCTGACCTATCCCTATCCCAGGGCTTACAATCCCTTTGGTTGGGAGATTGAAGACCCTCTGGTATCTCTTGAAAGAATGCTTGATGATCTTGATAATCTTAATTGTGATTTTGTAATTTTGCTTAGCCATTTGGGAATAAGATATGATGAAGAGATTGCTGACAAATACAAGGTAGATTTAATCCTTGGGGCTCATACCCACCATGTCTTTGAAGAAGGGGTTGAAAAAAATGGCACCTTGATGGCTGCTGCTGGAAGTTACGGGGAGTACGTTGGCCAAATTATTCTAACCTTTGATGACCATAAAAAGCTTCAAAAGTCCGAAATAATTGCCCTTCCGACTAATATCCTACCTTCACGCAAGTCTGATTTAACTACGACAAATTCCTGGCTCTTAAAGGGTGAAAAGTTGCTTGAGTCAAGAGGAGATATTTCCCTGGGCCAGCAGTTTACAAATGTCAGTCCAACTTATGAGGCCAGCCATTTTATTGGCCAGGTTTTTGCTGATTATGCTAAGGTTCCTGCTGCTATTTTAAATAGTGGTCTTATTGTTTATGACCTACCTGAAAAAATAAGTCCAGCAGAACTTTTGAGAATTTTGCCCCATTCAATGAGACTAGTTAGGTATGAAGTAGAAGGTCAAGCCTTCAAGGAAATTCTTGCTGAGTTAGTTGAAGTAGCAGGACTACTTAAAGGTCAAGCCATTCATGGTATGGGCTTTAGGGGTAAAATATTTGGTGAACTTATCTTCTGCGGAATTGAAAAAACATCTGATGGTGGTTTCTTGTATAATGGTCAAGAAATTAAAGATGATTTAACTTATCAGTTTGCCATGCCAGACCAGTATTATTTCGCCAAGTATTTTCCAAGTTTAAAGAAAAATGGCCGAGCAGAGATTTTATTTCCAAAATTTTTGCGGGAAATTGTTTACACTTATCTAAGGGGAGAAGATGAATAG